A window from Streptomyces sp. NBC_00335 encodes these proteins:
- a CDS encoding succinate dehydrogenase cytochrome b subunit gives MALATRTDRRPSTTRTLWDSSVGKKSVMAVSGLIMLGYLVVHMLGNLKIFFGADEFNGYAHWLRTLGSPFLHHEWALWIVRAALLAAVIAHGVCAYQLSRRDIKARPVKYVHKRRRASYATRTMRWGGIILALFIVWHLLDLTTLTVNERAWAGHPYENVLATFSTWYGNTIYLVAMAALGLHVRHGFWSAAQTLGAGNARRDRTLKFLANSLALVLFAGFVSVPVAVMTGVVS, from the coding sequence ATGGCTCTGGCAACGCGGACGGATCGACGGCCGTCCACCACGCGCACGCTCTGGGACTCCTCCGTCGGCAAGAAGTCCGTGATGGCCGTCTCCGGCCTGATCATGCTCGGCTACCTCGTCGTGCACATGCTCGGCAACCTCAAGATCTTCTTCGGGGCGGACGAGTTCAACGGCTACGCGCACTGGCTGCGCACCCTCGGCTCGCCCTTCCTGCACCACGAGTGGGCCCTGTGGATCGTCCGCGCGGCCCTGCTCGCGGCCGTCATCGCCCACGGGGTCTGCGCGTACCAGCTCAGCCGCCGCGACATCAAGGCGCGCCCGGTGAAGTACGTCCACAAGCGCCGCCGCGCGAGCTACGCCACCCGCACCATGCGCTGGGGCGGCATCATCCTCGCCCTCTTCATCGTCTGGCACCTGCTCGACCTCACCACGCTCACCGTGAACGAGCGGGCCTGGGCCGGGCATCCGTACGAGAACGTCCTCGCCACCTTCTCCACCTGGTACGGCAACACCATCTACCTCGTGGCCATGGCCGCCCTCGGCCTGCACGTCCGCCACGGCTTCTGGAGCGCCGCCCAGACCCTCGGCGCGGGCAACGCCCGACGGGACAGGACGCTGAAGTTCCTGGCCAACTCCCTCGCCCTCGTCCTCTTCGCGGGCTTCGTGTCCGTCCCCGTCGCCGTCATGACCGGAGTGGTGAGCTGA
- a CDS encoding S41 family peptidase: protein MKTRTPKPVARRRLIAAAAVALLAATGCAGPHRAEGTAMSSGARGYLTTALDVMEDNSLFAADADWPAVRREAFARAGSAQVPADTYGAVREALRTLGDRHSQFMTPQEAEQALSPAPGSSALPEARVLAGSIGYLSLPAVSSDRAAAAYVKQARQAVAEADGRGARGWIVDLRSNTGGDMWGPLAAVGAVLGDGDTGAFVEADGKRTPWTIENGTPRQYLATWGPAEPLAQAAPPVAVLTSSRTASAAEAVVIAFRGRPDTRSFGQATRGVPTGNDSHALPDGALVLLTQAREADRTGRIHNGPLPPDEEVPDDTRDLGSGQDRTLEAAARWLRDRTTPARTPGDS, encoded by the coding sequence ATGAAGACCCGAACCCCGAAGCCCGTGGCCCGCCGACGGCTGATCGCGGCGGCAGCGGTGGCCCTCCTCGCGGCGACAGGCTGCGCCGGTCCGCACCGGGCAGAGGGAACGGCGATGTCGTCGGGGGCGCGCGGGTACCTCACCACCGCGCTGGACGTCATGGAGGACAACTCGCTCTTCGCGGCGGACGCCGACTGGCCCGCCGTACGCCGCGAGGCCTTCGCCCGGGCGGGGAGCGCGCAGGTCCCCGCCGACACGTACGGGGCCGTCAGGGAGGCCTTGCGCACCCTGGGCGACCGGCACAGCCAATTCATGACCCCGCAAGAGGCCGAGCAGGCCCTGAGCCCTGCACCCGGCTCCTCCGCACTGCCGGAGGCAAGGGTGCTCGCCGGTTCCATCGGCTACCTGTCCCTCCCGGCGGTGTCGTCCGACCGGGCCGCCGCGGCCTACGTGAAGCAGGCACGGCAGGCCGTCGCGGAGGCCGACGGACGGGGGGCCCGCGGGTGGATCGTGGACCTGCGCAGCAACACGGGCGGGGACATGTGGGGCCCGCTGGCCGCGGTGGGGGCCGTCCTGGGCGACGGGGACACCGGAGCGTTCGTGGAGGCCGACGGAAAGCGGACCCCGTGGACGATCGAGAACGGTACGCCGCGCCAGTACCTCGCCACCTGGGGCCCGGCCGAGCCGCTGGCGCAGGCGGCTCCCCCCGTGGCGGTGCTCACGAGCAGCCGGACCGCGAGCGCCGCCGAGGCGGTGGTCATCGCCTTCCGCGGCCGCCCCGACACCCGCAGCTTCGGCCAGGCCACCCGAGGCGTCCCCACGGGCAACGACTCCCATGCCCTCCCGGACGGCGCGCTCGTCCTCCTCACGCAGGCCCGGGAAGCCGATCGCACGGGCCGGATCCACAACGGCCCCCTCCCGCCCGACGAGGAGGTCCCGGACGACACCCGCGACCTCGGCAGCGGCCAGGACCGGACACTCGAGGCGGCAGCCCGCTGGCTTCGCGACCGGACCACCCCCGCCCGGACACCCGGGGACTCCTGA
- a CDS encoding fumarate reductase/succinate dehydrogenase flavoprotein subunit: protein MSENTSSSEILSETMHHTDYADYTTGDPIADAKAPEGPIAERWDRRRFEAKLVNPANRRGHTVIVVGTGLAGGAAGATLAEQGYHVVQFCFSDSPRRAHSIAAQGGINAAKNYRNDGDSVHRLFYDTVKGGDFRARESNVHRLAQISVEIIDQCVAQGVPFAREYGGLLDTRSFGGVQVSRTFYARGQTGQQLLLGAYQALSRQIAAGNVEMHARTEMLDLITVDGVARGIVARDLVTGKIDTYYADAVVLASGGYGNVFYLSTNAMNSNATAVWRAHRRGAYFANPCFTQIHPTCIPRTGDHQSKLTLMSESLRNDGRIWVPKAKGDNRPAAEIPEAERDYYLERIYPSFGNLVPRDIASRAAKNVCDEGRGVGPGGQGVYLDFADAIRRMGKEKVAEKYGNLFDMYERITAENPYEVPMRIYPAVHYTMGGLWVDYDLQTTVPGLFAIGEANFSDHGANRLGASALMQGLGDGYFVLPSTINDYLARHPHRDTVDDTHPEAAAAVRETRDCLAKLLAVDGDRTPDSFHREIGELMWEYCGMARTEEGLRKALARIPEIREEFWRRIKVPGSGEEFNQSLEKANRIVDYLELAELMCLDALHRAESCGGHFREESQTPDGEAARRDEEFGYAAAWQYTGTGAAPVLHKEDLVFEYVHPTQRSYA, encoded by the coding sequence ATGAGCGAGAACACGAGCAGCAGCGAGATCCTGAGCGAGACCATGCACCACACCGACTACGCCGACTACACCACCGGGGACCCGATCGCCGACGCCAAGGCGCCCGAAGGCCCCATCGCCGAGCGCTGGGACCGCCGCCGCTTCGAGGCCAAGCTGGTCAACCCGGCCAACCGGCGCGGGCACACCGTCATCGTCGTCGGCACCGGCCTGGCCGGCGGCGCCGCCGGCGCCACCCTCGCCGAACAGGGCTACCACGTCGTCCAGTTCTGCTTCTCCGACTCCCCGCGCCGCGCCCACTCCATCGCCGCCCAGGGCGGCATCAACGCGGCCAAGAACTACCGCAACGACGGCGACTCCGTACACCGCCTGTTCTACGACACCGTCAAGGGCGGCGACTTCCGCGCCCGCGAGTCCAACGTCCACCGCCTCGCCCAGATCTCCGTCGAGATCATCGATCAGTGCGTGGCCCAGGGCGTCCCCTTCGCCCGCGAGTACGGCGGCCTCCTCGACACCCGCTCCTTCGGCGGAGTCCAGGTCTCCCGCACCTTCTACGCCCGCGGCCAGACCGGCCAGCAACTGCTGCTCGGCGCCTACCAGGCGCTCTCCCGGCAGATCGCCGCCGGCAACGTCGAGATGCACGCCCGCACCGAGATGCTCGACCTGATCACCGTCGACGGCGTGGCCCGCGGCATCGTCGCCCGGGACCTGGTCACCGGCAAGATCGACACCTACTACGCGGACGCCGTCGTCCTCGCGAGCGGCGGCTACGGCAACGTCTTCTACCTCTCCACCAACGCCATGAACTCCAACGCGACGGCCGTCTGGCGGGCCCACCGGCGCGGCGCGTACTTCGCCAACCCCTGCTTCACCCAGATCCACCCCACCTGCATCCCGCGCACCGGCGACCACCAGTCCAAGCTCACCCTGATGAGCGAGTCCCTGCGCAACGACGGCCGCATCTGGGTCCCCAAGGCCAAGGGCGACAACCGCCCCGCCGCCGAGATCCCCGAGGCGGAGCGCGACTACTACCTGGAGCGGATCTACCCCTCCTTCGGCAACCTCGTGCCCCGCGACATCGCCTCCCGCGCCGCCAAGAACGTCTGCGACGAGGGCCGCGGCGTCGGCCCCGGCGGCCAGGGCGTCTACCTCGACTTCGCCGACGCCATCCGCCGCATGGGCAAGGAGAAGGTCGCCGAGAAGTACGGCAACCTCTTCGACATGTACGAGCGGATCACCGCGGAGAACCCGTACGAGGTCCCCATGCGGATCTATCCCGCCGTGCACTACACGATGGGCGGACTGTGGGTCGACTACGACCTGCAGACCACCGTCCCGGGGCTGTTCGCGATCGGCGAGGCCAACTTCTCCGACCACGGCGCCAATCGCCTCGGCGCCTCCGCCCTCATGCAGGGCCTCGGCGACGGCTACTTCGTGCTGCCCTCCACCATCAACGACTACCTGGCCCGCCATCCGCACCGGGACACCGTCGACGACACCCACCCCGAGGCCGCGGCCGCCGTACGCGAGACCCGCGACTGCCTCGCCAAGCTGCTCGCCGTCGACGGGGACCGCACGCCCGACTCCTTCCACCGGGAGATCGGCGAACTGATGTGGGAGTACTGCGGGATGGCCCGCACCGAGGAGGGCCTGCGGAAGGCCCTCGCCCGGATCCCCGAGATCCGCGAGGAGTTCTGGCGGCGGATCAAGGTGCCGGGCAGCGGCGAGGAGTTCAACCAGTCGCTGGAGAAGGCCAACCGCATCGTCGACTACCTGGAGCTCGCCGAGCTGATGTGCCTCGACGCCCTCCACCGCGCCGAGTCCTGCGGCGGTCACTTCCGCGAGGAGTCCCAGACCCCGGACGGCGAAGCCGCCCGCCGCGACGAGGAGTTCGGGTACGCGGCCGCCTGGCAGTACACCGGAACCGGCGCCGCCCCCGTCCTGCACAAGGAAGACCTCGTCTTCGAGTACGTCCACCCCACCCAGCGGAGCTACGCATGA
- a CDS encoding excinuclease ABC subunit UvrA, with protein sequence MRQPASPHAHDPYVRVRGAREHNLRGIDVDIPRDALTVFTGVSGSGKSSLAFGTLFAEAQRRYFESVAPYARRLIHQIGAPKVDSVTGLPPAVSLEQRRSSPGSRSSVGTVTMLSNSLRMLYSRAGSYPPGAERLDSDAFSPNTAAGACPSCHGLGRVHRTSEELLVPDRSLSIRQGAIAAWPGAWQGKNLRDILEALGHDVDAPWRELAAADREWILFTEEQPVVTVHPVREADRIQRPYQGTYMSAHRYVMRTFADSKSLTLRARAEKFLTDSPCPVCGGRRLRPEALAVTFAGRTIAELAALALTELDGVLAAEHGGGEAARVLTEDLRSRIGPVTELGLGYLSLDRGAPTLSAGELQRLRLATQLRSGLFGVVYVLDEPSAGLHPADTEALLGVLDRLKEAGNTVFVVEHDLAVVRHADWLVDVGPLAGEHGGRVLHSGPPQALAEVADSATARYLFGGQRARESRSGAARKATGSVRLSGVDRHNLRDLAAEFPLGVFTAVTGVSGSGKSTLVGQVLAREVHERLAEPEFPVRRLVEVDQKPIGRTPRSNLATYTGLFDVVRRIFTAAPESKARGWKAGRFSFNVPGGRCESCQGEGFVSVELLFLPSTYAPCPECAGARYNSETLEVRYSGLNIAEVLALTVEAAASFFAGVPAAARSLGALSDIGLGYLRLGQPATELSGGEAQRIKLATELQRVRRDHTLYLLDEPTTGLHPADVTVLLRQLHGLVDAGHSVVVVEHDMAVVAGADWVIDLGPGGGADGGRVVAAGTPAEVARATDSLTAAYLARALAVRG encoded by the coding sequence ATGCGCCAGCCCGCCTCCCCGCACGCCCACGATCCCTACGTCCGTGTCCGCGGTGCCCGGGAGCACAATCTGCGCGGGATCGACGTGGACATCCCGCGGGACGCGCTGACCGTCTTCACCGGGGTCTCCGGGTCCGGGAAGAGCTCGCTGGCCTTCGGCACGCTCTTCGCCGAGGCCCAGCGCCGCTACTTCGAGTCCGTGGCCCCGTACGCACGCCGCCTGATCCACCAGATCGGTGCGCCGAAGGTCGACTCCGTCACCGGTCTCCCGCCGGCCGTCTCGCTGGAGCAGCGGCGCTCCTCCCCCGGCTCCCGGTCCTCGGTCGGGACGGTGACCATGCTGTCGAACTCGCTGCGCATGCTGTACTCGCGGGCGGGCTCCTACCCACCGGGCGCCGAGCGCCTGGACTCCGACGCCTTCTCCCCCAACACCGCTGCCGGGGCCTGTCCTTCCTGTCACGGGCTCGGCCGCGTGCACCGCACCAGCGAGGAACTGCTCGTCCCGGACCGGAGCCTGTCGATCCGTCAGGGTGCCATCGCGGCCTGGCCGGGCGCCTGGCAGGGCAAGAACCTGCGCGACATCCTGGAGGCACTCGGCCACGACGTGGACGCTCCGTGGCGGGAGCTTGCGGCGGCGGACCGCGAGTGGATCCTGTTCACCGAGGAGCAGCCGGTGGTGACGGTGCATCCGGTACGGGAGGCCGACCGGATCCAGCGCCCCTACCAGGGCACGTACATGAGCGCCCACCGGTACGTCATGCGCACCTTCGCCGACAGCAAGAGCCTCACCCTGCGGGCCCGCGCCGAGAAGTTCCTCACCGATTCGCCGTGCCCGGTGTGCGGGGGCAGGCGGCTGCGTCCGGAGGCGCTGGCCGTGACCTTCGCGGGACGCACGATCGCGGAGCTGGCGGCGCTGGCGCTGACGGAGCTGGACGGGGTACTGGCCGCCGAGCACGGCGGCGGCGAGGCGGCCCGCGTGCTCACGGAGGACCTGCGCTCCCGGATCGGCCCGGTCACGGAGCTGGGGCTGGGGTACCTGAGCCTGGACCGCGGCGCCCCGACCCTGTCGGCGGGCGAGCTGCAACGGCTGCGGCTGGCCACGCAGTTGCGTTCGGGACTGTTCGGTGTGGTGTACGTGCTGGACGAGCCTTCGGCCGGGCTGCACCCGGCCGATACGGAGGCGCTGCTCGGCGTCCTGGACCGGCTCAAGGAGGCCGGGAACACGGTGTTCGTGGTGGAGCACGACCTGGCCGTGGTGCGGCACGCGGACTGGCTGGTCGACGTCGGCCCGCTGGCCGGGGAGCACGGCGGACGGGTGCTGCACAGCGGGCCCCCGCAGGCTCTGGCGGAGGTGGCGGACTCGGCGACGGCCCGGTACCTGTTCGGGGGGCAGCGGGCCCGGGAATCACGCTCGGGGGCCGCACGCAAGGCGACCGGGTCCGTCCGGCTCAGCGGTGTCGACCGGCACAACCTGCGGGACCTGGCGGCCGAGTTCCCCCTCGGTGTGTTCACGGCGGTGACGGGGGTGTCGGGGTCCGGAAAGTCCACGCTGGTGGGCCAGGTGCTCGCGCGGGAGGTCCACGAGCGGCTGGCGGAGCCGGAGTTCCCGGTGCGGCGGCTGGTGGAGGTGGACCAGAAGCCGATCGGCCGGACCCCGCGCTCCAACCTGGCCACGTACACGGGGCTGTTCGACGTGGTCCGCCGGATCTTCACGGCAGCGCCGGAATCGAAGGCGCGGGGCTGGAAGGCGGGCCGCTTCTCCTTCAACGTGCCGGGCGGGCGGTGCGAGTCCTGCCAGGGCGAGGGCTTCGTCTCGGTGGAGCTGCTGTTCCTGCCCAGTACGTACGCCCCCTGCCCGGAGTGCGCGGGGGCCCGGTACAACTCCGAGACCCTGGAGGTCCGTTACTCCGGGCTGAACATCGCGGAGGTGCTCGCCCTGACGGTGGAGGCGGCGGCCTCCTTCTTCGCCGGGGTGCCGGCGGCGGCCCGCAGCCTCGGCGCACTGTCGGACATCGGCCTGGGGTACCTGCGCCTCGGACAGCCCGCCACGGAACTGTCGGGCGGCGAGGCGCAGCGCATCAAGCTGGCCACGGAGCTCCAGCGCGTGCGCCGCGACCACACCCTGTACCTGCTGGACGAGCCGACGACCGGGCTCCACCCGGCCGATGTCACGGTGCTGCTGCGGCAGTTGCACGGCCTGGTGGACGCCGGACATTCGGTGGTGGTCGTGGAGCACGACATGGCCGTGGTGGCGGGCGCCGACTGGGTCATCGACCTCGGGCCCGGCGGCGGCGCGGACGGCGGCCGGGTGGTGGCCGCGGGCACCCCGGCCGAGGTGGCCCGCGCCACGGACAGCCTTACGGCGGCCTATCTGGCGCGGGCCCTCGCCGTACGGGGCTAG
- a CDS encoding phosphatase domain-containing protein: MTETQNRRPLAVFDIDNTLADTAHRQHFLERRPRDWSGFFGAAPADPPLARGIALAVESAADCEVVYLTGRPERCRADTEDWLVRNGLPEGRLWMRGNQDRRPARTTKLEVLRRISRGREVRMLVDDDELVCQAARAAGFRVVVADWAADAPELKDAQEGEGRT; this comes from the coding sequence GTGACCGAGACTCAGAACCGCAGGCCCCTGGCCGTCTTCGACATCGACAACACCCTGGCCGACACCGCCCACCGCCAGCACTTCCTGGAGCGCCGGCCGCGCGACTGGAGCGGGTTCTTCGGTGCGGCTCCGGCCGATCCGCCGCTCGCCCGCGGGATCGCGCTCGCGGTGGAGAGCGCGGCCGACTGCGAGGTCGTCTACCTCACCGGCCGTCCGGAGCGGTGCCGCGCGGACACGGAGGACTGGCTCGTCCGCAACGGGCTGCCCGAGGGACGGCTGTGGATGCGCGGGAACCAGGACCGGCGGCCCGCCCGGACGACCAAGCTGGAGGTCCTCCGGCGGATCTCGCGGGGCCGCGAGGTGCGGATGCTGGTGGACGACGACGAGCTGGTGTGCCAGGCGGCGCGCGCGGCGGGCTTCCGCGTGGTCGTGGCCGACTGGGCGGCGGACGCGCCGGAGCTCAAGGACGCGCAGGAGGGGGAAGGGCGCACCTGA
- a CDS encoding MsnO8 family LLM class oxidoreductase — protein sequence MIRTLSILDRSRTREGHPAPQALRDTVELARTAERLGYRRFWVSEHHSVPGVAGSAPTVLAAAVAGATARIRVGTGGVMLPNHQPLVVAEQFGVLESLFPGRIDMGLGRSVGFTGGIRRALGRATADADRFEEQLAELLGWFDGSQQAHPEVHARPAEGMRIPAYVLATGEGAGIAARAGLPLVVGDLRARARVAEIITAYREEFRPSPWGARPYVVASGTVAVAATAEAARRILVPEAWAAAYSRTRGSFPPLRPAEEIEALAMSPKERELYEGALAGHIHGTEEQVAAELSEVAELTGADELLVTTSTYDRTALLDSFGRLARLTGLTERSAGSGH from the coding sequence GTGATCCGCACACTCTCGATACTCGACCGGTCCCGCACCCGCGAGGGGCACCCCGCCCCTCAGGCCCTGCGCGACACCGTGGAGCTCGCGCGCACCGCCGAGCGGCTCGGATACCGCAGGTTCTGGGTCTCCGAGCACCACAGCGTGCCAGGGGTCGCCGGGTCCGCTCCCACCGTGCTCGCCGCCGCCGTGGCCGGGGCGACGGCCCGGATCCGCGTCGGCACCGGCGGTGTGATGCTGCCCAACCACCAGCCCCTCGTCGTCGCGGAGCAGTTCGGGGTCCTGGAATCGCTCTTCCCCGGCCGCATCGACATGGGGCTCGGCCGCTCGGTCGGCTTCACCGGCGGAATCCGCCGCGCGCTCGGGCGGGCCACCGCCGACGCCGACCGGTTCGAGGAGCAGCTCGCGGAGCTGCTGGGCTGGTTCGACGGCTCCCAGCAGGCGCACCCCGAGGTGCACGCCCGGCCCGCGGAGGGGATGCGGATCCCGGCCTACGTGCTGGCCACCGGCGAGGGGGCGGGGATCGCGGCCCGCGCCGGACTGCCCCTGGTCGTCGGGGACCTACGGGCCCGGGCGCGGGTCGCGGAGATCATCACGGCGTACCGCGAGGAGTTCCGGCCCTCCCCCTGGGGAGCGCGGCCGTACGTCGTGGCGTCCGGGACGGTCGCGGTGGCCGCCACCGCCGAGGCCGCCCGACGGATCCTGGTTCCCGAGGCCTGGGCGGCCGCGTACTCCCGCACCCGGGGCAGCTTCCCGCCGCTCCGCCCCGCCGAGGAGATCGAGGCCCTCGCCATGAGCCCCAAGGAGCGGGAGCTGTACGAGGGCGCCCTCGCGGGGCACATCCACGGCACCGAGGAGCAGGTCGCGGCGGAGCTGTCCGAGGTCGCGGAGCTGACCGGCGCGGACGAGCTGCTGGTCACGACGTCCACGTACGACCGGACGGCGCTGCTGGACTCCTTCGGCCGGCTCGCCCGGCTCACCGGCCTCACGGAGCGGTCCGCCGGCTCCGGACACTAA
- a CDS encoding succinate dehydrogenase/fumarate reductase iron-sulfur subunit: MKLTLRVWRQKNADAPGAMASYEVDGISEGMSFLEMLDTLNEDLILGGEDPVAFDHDCREGICGACSLVINGDAHGPERTTTCQLHMRSFDDGDTIDVEPWRASAFPVVKDLVVDRGALDRVIQAGGYITAPTGAAPEAHATAVPKPDADYAFEHAECIGCGACVAACPNGSAMLFTSAKVNHLNVLPQGSPERETRVLDMVATMDAEGFGGCTLTGECATACPKGIPLPSIAAMNKEWLRAVRRGPR, encoded by the coding sequence ATGAAGCTCACCCTGCGCGTCTGGCGCCAGAAGAACGCCGACGCCCCCGGCGCGATGGCCTCGTACGAGGTCGACGGCATCTCGGAGGGCATGTCCTTCCTCGAAATGCTCGACACCCTCAACGAGGACCTCATCCTCGGCGGAGAGGACCCGGTCGCCTTCGACCACGACTGCCGCGAGGGCATCTGCGGCGCGTGCAGCCTCGTCATCAACGGCGACGCCCACGGGCCGGAGCGCACCACGACCTGCCAGCTCCACATGCGCTCCTTCGACGACGGCGACACCATCGACGTCGAGCCCTGGCGGGCCTCGGCCTTCCCCGTGGTGAAGGACCTCGTCGTCGACCGCGGGGCCCTCGACCGGGTCATCCAGGCCGGCGGCTACATCACCGCCCCGACCGGCGCCGCCCCCGAGGCGCACGCCACGGCCGTCCCCAAGCCCGACGCCGACTACGCCTTCGAGCACGCCGAGTGCATCGGCTGCGGAGCCTGCGTGGCGGCTTGCCCCAACGGCTCCGCGATGCTCTTCACCTCCGCCAAGGTCAACCACCTGAACGTGCTCCCGCAGGGCTCGCCGGAGAGGGAGACCCGGGTCCTGGACATGGTGGCCACCATGGACGCCGAGGGCTTCGGAGGGTGCACCCTCACCGGCGAGTGCGCCACGGCCTGCCCGAAGGGCATCCCGCTGCCGTCGATCGCCGCCATGAACAAGGAGTGGCTGCGGGCCGTCCGCCGAGGTCCCCGCTGA
- a CDS encoding dodecin, producing the protein MSNHTYRVTEIVGTSHEGIDQAIRNGVARAGETLHNLDWLEVVQIRGHIENGEIAHYQVGIKVGFRLDAEA; encoded by the coding sequence ATGTCCAATCACACGTACCGGGTGACCGAGATCGTGGGCACGTCCCACGAGGGCATCGACCAAGCCATCCGCAACGGCGTCGCCCGCGCGGGCGAGACGCTCCACAATCTGGATTGGCTTGAAGTCGTCCAAATCAGGGGCCACATCGAGAACGGCGAGATCGCGCACTACCAGGTGGGGATCAAGGTCGGCTTCCGTCTCGACGCCGAGGCCTGA
- a CDS encoding extracellular solute-binding protein, with amino-acid sequence MKMRFLVVSTALAAAAALTGCSLNGSGGGPQRVTLWLMKGSASDEFIGQFTSTFEKEHPGVDLEVKIQEWKGIGDKVNAVLSGKSEEGADVIEVGNTQVAQYVEGGGVSELTLEALREWEGKDWLKGLSEPGKVNGAQFGVPWYAANRVVIYNKDLFASAGVKAPIRTRQEWIQSTQKLNKGAQQGIYLAGQNWYVLAGFVWDEGGELAVESNGQWFGTLDEEKALAGMEFYKQLQALGDGPKDADEETPPQSDVFARGGIAQIIAPPGQVAAIEAANPDLKGKLGFFPIPGKTADKVGSVFTGGSDLIIPEKTKQRKHAVDVITALVSEKWQTELARTMSYVPNKTTLAHVVQGNDGATAMAPGAAQGRATPQSPRWAEVEAENPIKPFMTAVLTGQDPQRAAKAASDTISKVLSSDR; translated from the coding sequence GTGAAGATGCGCTTCCTTGTCGTGTCCACCGCTCTCGCGGCCGCGGCCGCCCTCACGGGCTGCAGTCTCAACGGGTCGGGCGGAGGTCCGCAGAGGGTGACGCTCTGGCTGATGAAGGGCAGCGCCTCCGACGAGTTCATAGGCCAGTTCACCAGCACCTTCGAGAAGGAACACCCGGGCGTGGACCTCGAAGTGAAGATCCAGGAGTGGAAGGGCATCGGCGACAAGGTCAACGCCGTCCTGTCCGGCAAGAGCGAGGAGGGCGCCGACGTCATCGAGGTCGGCAACACCCAGGTCGCCCAGTACGTCGAGGGCGGCGGCGTCTCCGAACTCACCCTGGAAGCCCTGCGCGAGTGGGAGGGCAAGGACTGGCTGAAAGGCCTCTCCGAACCCGGCAAGGTCAACGGTGCCCAGTTCGGAGTCCCGTGGTATGCCGCCAACCGCGTGGTGATCTACAACAAGGACCTCTTCGCGAGCGCCGGGGTCAAGGCGCCGATCAGAACCCGCCAGGAATGGATCCAGTCCACGCAGAAGCTCAACAAGGGTGCCCAGCAAGGTATTTACCTCGCCGGGCAGAACTGGTACGTCCTCGCCGGGTTCGTCTGGGACGAGGGCGGCGAGCTCGCCGTCGAGAGCAACGGCCAGTGGTTCGGCACCCTCGACGAGGAGAAGGCCCTGGCCGGAATGGAGTTCTACAAGCAGCTCCAGGCCCTCGGTGACGGCCCCAAGGACGCCGACGAGGAGACGCCCCCGCAGTCCGACGTCTTCGCCCGCGGCGGGATCGCCCAGATCATCGCCCCGCCCGGCCAGGTCGCCGCCATCGAGGCCGCGAACCCGGACCTCAAGGGCAAGCTCGGCTTCTTCCCGATCCCTGGCAAGACCGCCGACAAGGTGGGCTCGGTCTTCACCGGCGGCTCGGACCTGATCATTCCCGAGAAGACGAAGCAGCGTAAGCACGCCGTCGACGTGATCACGGCCCTGGTCAGCGAGAAGTGGCAGACCGAGCTCGCCCGCACGATGAGCTACGTGCCCAACAAGACCACCCTCGCGCACGTGGTCCAGGGCAACGACGGCGCCACGGCGATGGCCCCCGGCGCCGCCCAGGGCCGCGCCACGCCGCAGTCCCCCCGCTGGGCCGAGGTGGAGGCCGAGAACCCGATCAAGCCCTTCATGACGGCCGTCCTCACCGGCCAGGACCCGCAGAGGGCGGCGAAGGCGGCCTCGGACACCATCAGCAAGGTCCTCAGCTCAGACCGCTGA
- a CDS encoding cupin domain-containing protein yields MSGIVRRGFDSADETRPFEDGMGRLDLLNTEQGPVGRAVFEPGWQWSKHVKPIAGTDSCEAPHVGYIVSGRMKIVMDDGESTETQPGDFIQIAPGHDAWVLGDEPCVVLDWQGYGDYAKRT; encoded by the coding sequence ATGTCAGGAATCGTGCGGCGGGGTTTCGATTCCGCCGATGAGACACGTCCGTTCGAGGACGGCATGGGCAGGCTCGACCTGCTCAACACCGAGCAGGGACCCGTGGGGCGGGCCGTGTTCGAGCCCGGATGGCAGTGGTCGAAGCACGTCAAGCCCATCGCGGGGACCGACAGTTGCGAGGCGCCCCACGTGGGCTACATCGTCAGCGGCCGGATGAAGATCGTCATGGACGACGGGGAGAGCACCGAGACCCAGCCGGGGGACTTCATCCAGATCGCTCCCGGCCACGACGCGTGGGTGCTCGGCGACGAGCCGTGCGTCGTTCTCGACTGGCAGGGATACGGGGACTACGCCAAGCGCACCTGA